The following is a genomic window from Butyricimonas faecihominis.
AAAGACGCGTCTATCATGATCTATCGTTTACCCGACAACATGAAAGTTGGGGCTGCAAACGCAGGTGGTGTGAGTTCAACGTCAACCGATGCCAATATATTGGCCGTGAAGGACGGTACTATTTTCAACACGGCTAATCCTACTTCAGGATATGATCCGAAGGTTATTTTGGGTGGTAATTTCACCATGTGGAGAGATATTATCGTGTGGCCGAATAATGGAGGACGTGCTGTTAATGGTGCATCAACAGCGGAAGCATCTACCGATCGGCAGTACTTTATCGTTGTTTCCGGACGTGGAGCAACGGGTCATATTTTGGCAAACGGGGATGAAATGGCCGCTGACGGTCCGGTTTACTGGTCCGGTTTGATCAAGGAGAATTTCACGCCGAACACGATTCGCGAAGTGAATCTGACCTTGCGTTCAGGAGGTACCACGGACGTACCGACCAAGCCTAGAGAAGAAGGTGGTTTGACAATCAGTGTCGGTACGCCGGAGGCTTGGAGTAGTAATATCGTGGAATCAGCACTTACACTGTAAAAGAATTCCTTTTTATACACTCAAGATGATTGCCTGGGAGCGGGATCCTCTGCTCCCGGGGAATCTGAAATCAGTGTAAAATCAACAAAAATATTAAATATGGGAAAGAACAGACTTCTCATAGTATTTACGGGTGTGATTATCCTGCTCGCGTCATGTACCTATGATTATTTTAAAGATGAAACCAATTACCAAGTTTACGTACCCGAAGTGGTGGATAATAAGGTTAGTGACTGTCGTGTACTGGTTTATGACGAGACCGGAGTGTTGGTGGGAGCGCGTTACGAGGCTGCCCCGTGGAAAGATCCCCGTATGAGAGCAGGGTTGTTTAGTTTTAGATTACCCCCCGGTGAATATAAAGTCTATTGTTATACCAACACGGATAGTCTTTCATTTGTGGATGAACAACAACTGGAAACCTCTGCTTTTATGTTGAATAACAGCGATTCCGGGGAGAATCATTACGTGCATCCTTCGGACGTGTTGTTCCAGAAGTTTGTACCTGTGATTGATCATCCGGGAATTTTGCGTACTGACACGGTCGAGTTGGAACATTACACGGGACGTGTAACCGTGCGTTTTAAAAATTTTCCGGGTGATGTGTCTCGCATAGCAAACGTGCAATTGTTGACAGAAGGGGCATCCACCGTGCAGTATTTGAAACATGATACGATAGCCGGTCGGCAGACCTCGGATGACCACATGTTTCATTTCGGAGAGTTACCGGCACAGACGACTGCTGATTACTTAGAGGTGGATCATCGTTATTTACCGTCTGTAGAAGGCGAATTTATGAGACTGAATTATACATTCCTTGATAGTGACGGTATTGCTGTCAATCATTTACCGGTGGAAGTGAAAGATAAACTGACCGGGTTGCCACTCAGGTTATTACATGGTCAACGAATCATTATCGAAATCGATTCTTACACCGTGATTAAAGTTGCGATCGTGGGATGGAATGAAGATATAGAGAGTGGTAATACAAACATGGAATGATGCAATATTCATGAATAAAGAGAATACTATGAAACCAGTTGTACGATATATTTTACTTGTTTCCGTTTTACTTTGCTTGTTTGGTGGGGTGCGGGCGCAAAGTGTCAAGGTAAATATACCTTTATGGTTGACCGGTTCACCTAATATCGGTTTTGAATACACGTTAACGCGACAACTTACAGTGAATGCCGAGGGGGCATGGTTACCGTACATGTTTAAAAAGAACGAGGAGGTTTTCCGCGTGTTAATGGGAGCCGCGGAGTTGCGGTATTATTGGAACCCGCAAAATTTTTACACGAATGATTCATGGGATGGATTTTATATCGGTCCTTACGCCATGTATGGCAATTTTAATATCGGGTTATTGAAGCATAATGACCCGCTTCGGAGCCATCGCCGGAAAGGATGGGGGGTATCGGGAGGTATTACTTTCGGGTACAAGTTTGCTTTTAATTCCCGTTTGGGACTGGATTTGAATCTCGGTGTGGGGTATGCTCATTTCCAGTATGATAAATATAAACTAGGAGGAGAATACGTGAAGTTCCCGTTGGAACTCAAGAAGACCAAACAATGGATTGGTCCGACGAAGTTCGGAGTGAGTCTTACATACAATATATTCCGCTAGTATTACAGATAAAATGTTGCTGAAAATGAGAAAAAAGAAGATACACATTCTCTTGTCGGTTGCCGTGTTCCTTTTCTTGATGGACGGGGCAATTCCAGTCGAGGCGCATGAACGAAAGCTGGG
Proteins encoded in this region:
- a CDS encoding DUF3575 domain-containing protein, which encodes MKPVVRYILLVSVLLCLFGGVRAQSVKVNIPLWLTGSPNIGFEYTLTRQLTVNAEGAWLPYMFKKNEEVFRVLMGAAELRYYWNPQNFYTNDSWDGFYIGPYAMYGNFNIGLLKHNDPLRSHRRKGWGVSGGITFGYKFAFNSRLGLDLNLGVGYAHFQYDKYKLGGEYVKFPLELKKTKQWIGPTKFGVSLTYNIFR
- a CDS encoding FimB/Mfa2 family fimbrial subunit, which translates into the protein MGKNRLLIVFTGVIILLASCTYDYFKDETNYQVYVPEVVDNKVSDCRVLVYDETGVLVGARYEAAPWKDPRMRAGLFSFRLPPGEYKVYCYTNTDSLSFVDEQQLETSAFMLNNSDSGENHYVHPSDVLFQKFVPVIDHPGILRTDTVELEHYTGRVTVRFKNFPGDVSRIANVQLLTEGASTVQYLKHDTIAGRQTSDDHMFHFGELPAQTTADYLEVDHRYLPSVEGEFMRLNYTFLDSDGIAVNHLPVEVKDKLTGLPLRLLHGQRIIIEIDSYTVIKVAIVGWNEDIESGNTNME